Proteins encoded in a region of the Paenibacillus pedocola genome:
- a CDS encoding ABC transporter ATP-binding protein, translated as MTLLEVTGLSKSYGKQRSVDNISFEIEAGQCVALLGPNGAGKTTTLRMLAGLLPPSAGQISFNGSPPGTDYRKELGYLPQSPAMYRWMSGLEYVVFAAKLSGIPSREAAKVSAAALERVGLAAAGRRRIGGYSGGMKQRLGLAQALVHRPKLLLLDEPVSALDPIGRREVMELLREIRGETTVIFSTHVLHDAEEICNNVILMNQGTIAVQGELSQLRLQYSLPVIRLSVETGSAAAGWLESLALKPFIQASQISGGNAVFNVADVALARRTILQEAAGLNIPLLHFEAGSSTLEDLFMKVVGS; from the coding sequence ATGACGCTGCTTGAAGTGACAGGATTAAGCAAGAGCTACGGCAAGCAACGCTCAGTAGACAATATCAGCTTTGAAATCGAAGCGGGGCAATGTGTTGCCCTGCTGGGTCCGAATGGTGCGGGAAAGACAACAACGCTGCGGATGCTTGCCGGGCTTCTGCCGCCTTCCGCGGGTCAGATTTCTTTTAACGGCAGTCCGCCGGGAACCGATTACCGTAAGGAGCTTGGATATTTGCCGCAATCACCGGCTATGTACCGCTGGATGAGCGGGCTGGAATACGTGGTCTTCGCGGCCAAGCTGAGCGGCATTCCTTCCCGGGAGGCGGCTAAGGTATCTGCTGCAGCCCTGGAGAGGGTAGGCCTTGCCGCTGCTGGCCGCCGGCGCATTGGCGGCTACTCCGGAGGGATGAAGCAGCGTCTGGGCCTGGCACAGGCGCTGGTTCACAGGCCCAAGCTATTGCTGCTTGATGAGCCAGTCTCGGCGCTTGATCCGATCGGCCGCAGGGAAGTGATGGAGCTGCTGCGGGAAATCCGCGGGGAGACCACCGTTATTTTCTCTACTCATGTGCTGCACGATGCCGAAGAAATATGCAATAACGTTATTTTGATGAATCAGGGTACGATCGCAGTGCAGGGAGAACTGTCACAGCTCCGCCTGCAATACAGCCTGCCAGTGATCCGGTTGTCTGTGGAGACTGGAAGTGCAGCTGCCGGGTGGCTGGAGAGTCTTGCCCTGAAGCCGTTTATTCAAGCGTCGCAAATATCAGGAGGAAATGCCGTCTTTAATGTCGCTGACGTTGCATTGGCGCGCCGGACCATACTGCAGGAGGCGGCCGGCCTTAACATTCCGCTGCTGCATTTTGAAGCCGGATCCTCTACACTGGAGGATCTGTTTATGAAAGTGGTGGGATCATGA
- a CDS encoding PLDc N-terminal domain-containing protein, which translates to MDEVNWGLIWPLVALQALLAIIGLFSLAKAEQVRGPKWLWVLLLLFGNLLGSIAYFTIGRKES; encoded by the coding sequence ATGGACGAGGTGAACTGGGGGTTGATTTGGCCGCTGGTGGCTTTACAGGCTCTGCTGGCAATTATCGGACTGTTTTCTCTGGCTAAGGCGGAACAGGTCCGGGGGCCAAAGTGGCTATGGGTGCTCCTATTGCTCTTCGGCAACCTTCTGGGCAGCATAGCGTATTTTACAATTGGAAGGAAGGAAAGCTGA
- a CDS encoding YxlC family protein, with translation MRNDIDQELLNKLSAGLERLDAQYDDISPPSLPAVEQFLAAEALRRRRQSRKELLLFWFVALFLLMIILTVLGNAPVIYWILQAAFPLAALGGYAVTRFRLRREDGEQ, from the coding sequence ATGAGAAATGATATAGATCAGGAACTGCTGAATAAGCTGTCAGCCGGGCTTGAACGCCTGGATGCGCAGTATGACGATATCTCCCCGCCATCCTTGCCGGCAGTGGAGCAGTTTCTTGCCGCGGAAGCCCTTCGCCGGCGCCGTCAGAGCCGTAAGGAGCTGCTGCTGTTTTGGTTTGTGGCATTGTTCCTGCTCATGATAATCTTGACTGTTCTGGGCAATGCACCTGTAATCTATTGGATACTCCAGGCAGCCTTCCCCCTAGCTGCACTCGGCGGTTATGCAGTAACACGGTTCAGACTGCGACGGGAGGATGGGGAACAGTGA
- the sigY gene encoding RNA polymerase sigma factor SigY: MSDGTLELIKRAQQGDASALAELLREHYTFLFKYLIKATMDPSLAEELAQDTMVRCMEKIGTYNGSSSFSSWLITIATRLYIDRKRRWKRETQWFRQEQGAAAIRWRFESRNMEWSEVLDALSRLPLPQRVAVLLKHYYGYSYEEIGIIVETAAGTVKSRVSAGLHQLRKELKEDEK; the protein is encoded by the coding sequence ATGAGCGACGGGACGCTGGAGTTGATCAAGCGGGCGCAGCAGGGCGATGCTTCGGCGCTGGCTGAGCTGCTGCGGGAACATTATACCTTCTTGTTCAAATATTTAATTAAAGCTACTATGGATCCCTCTCTGGCGGAAGAGCTTGCCCAGGATACCATGGTGCGCTGCATGGAGAAGATCGGTACTTATAACGGGTCCTCTTCGTTCTCCTCCTGGCTGATCACGATTGCTACCCGGTTATATATTGACCGGAAACGGCGCTGGAAGCGGGAGACGCAGTGGTTCCGCCAGGAGCAGGGTGCGGCAGCCATCCGCTGGCGGTTTGAGAGCCGCAATATGGAGTGGAGTGAAGTGCTTGATGCGCTTTCCAGGCTGCCATTACCCCAGAGGGTTGCTGTATTGCTGAAACATTATTACGGCTATAGCTATGAGGAGATTGGCATTATTGTTGAGACTGCTGCCGGCACTGTTAAATCGCGTGTGTCTGCAGGTCTTCATCAACTGCGAAAGGAGCTGAAAGAGGATGAGAAATGA
- a CDS encoding MBL fold metallo-hydrolase, whose product MLNIRSYNLGPLQTNAYLLTGADPQRGVIVDPGMNPAALVRATEGMEIEAILLTHAHFDHIGGVDQIRKAKNCPVYLHALESEWLGSPKLNGSLMWPDASPPISTAPAEYDLAEGQTLKLLGLTFRVFHTPGHSPGSVSFLCGNDLFSGDVLFKLGVGRTDLPGGRERDLIDSIRGKLYRLDEEVKVYPGHGPRTTIGFERQNNPYVPAQ is encoded by the coding sequence ATGCTGAATATTCGTTCCTATAATCTGGGACCGCTCCAGACCAATGCCTATCTGTTAACCGGAGCTGATCCGCAGCGCGGCGTGATTGTCGACCCCGGCATGAATCCGGCTGCGCTTGTGCGTGCTACAGAAGGTATGGAAATCGAAGCGATCCTGCTGACGCATGCCCACTTTGACCATATCGGCGGTGTCGATCAAATCCGTAAAGCGAAGAATTGCCCGGTATACTTACATGCCTTGGAGAGTGAATGGCTCGGCAGCCCCAAGCTGAACGGTTCACTGATGTGGCCGGATGCCTCACCTCCGATAAGTACAGCACCGGCGGAATATGACCTTGCAGAGGGTCAAACCCTGAAACTGCTCGGACTCACCTTCCGTGTATTTCACACCCCGGGCCATTCGCCGGGAAGCGTCAGCTTCCTGTGCGGGAATGACCTGTTTTCCGGGGATGTCCTGTTTAAGCTCGGTGTAGGACGCACAGATCTGCCCGGGGGCCGGGAGCGGGATCTGATCGATTCCATCCGCGGAAAGCTCTACCGCCTGGACGAAGAAGTGAAGGTATACCCGGGACACGGCCCGCGGACGACCATCGGTTTCGAGCGGCAGAACAACCCGTATGTGCCTGCGCAGTGA
- a CDS encoding thioredoxin family protein → MKQNVAHKFGKGLTPRQFVESMTKNQQAFESWYEKFAWDNGEDREYFESLNHRDDLRVLILAADWCGDVVRNVPVVFRILETAGIKTEVLILEENQEVMDDFLTMGGRSVPVVIFADTGGYVLGHWGPRPEHVQSLMRTFKQENPDREAADYESKIAEVRKAMGQAYGEGTESHAVIAKELRSLISGF, encoded by the coding sequence ATGAAACAGAATGTAGCTCATAAATTCGGTAAGGGCCTGACTCCGCGCCAGTTCGTAGAGAGCATGACCAAAAATCAGCAGGCCTTTGAATCCTGGTACGAGAAATTTGCCTGGGACAACGGGGAAGACCGTGAATATTTCGAGAGCCTGAACCACCGCGATGACCTGCGCGTGCTTATTCTGGCTGCAGACTGGTGCGGGGATGTTGTGCGCAATGTGCCGGTCGTGTTCCGGATTCTGGAGACCGCGGGCATCAAGACTGAAGTGCTGATTCTGGAAGAAAACCAGGAAGTTATGGATGATTTTCTGACCATGGGCGGAAGATCCGTGCCTGTTGTCATTTTTGCTGATACCGGCGGTTATGTTCTGGGTCACTGGGGGCCCCGTCCGGAACATGTGCAGTCACTGATGCGCACGTTTAAACAGGAGAACCCGGACAGGGAAGCAGCCGACTATGAGAGCAAAATCGCGGAAGTACGCAAGGCAATGGGGCAGGCCTACGGGGAAGGAACGGAGTCACACGCAGTTATTGCCAAAGAGCTGCGCAGCCTGATTTCCGGCTTCTGA
- a CDS encoding DedA family protein yields MHFISDLISHLFEWIQSLGYFGIMIGLMIEVIPSEIVLAYGGYLVSQGDINFFGAILFGTVGGVIAQIFVYWIGRYGGRPVLEKYGKYIFIKKKHIDHSEEWFKKYGTGVIFTARFIPVVRHAISVPAGISRMPLGKFTLLTTLAVIPWSTLFVYLGYTLGDKWETIDEVAAKYTHELILAAIAIIVVYFLFKWYKSKKKGSAV; encoded by the coding sequence ATGCACTTTATTTCTGATCTGATCTCGCATTTGTTTGAATGGATTCAAAGTCTTGGCTATTTTGGGATTATGATCGGGCTGATGATTGAAGTGATTCCGAGTGAAATTGTGCTCGCGTACGGCGGCTATCTGGTTTCACAAGGCGATATTAATTTTTTTGGAGCGATTCTTTTTGGTACGGTTGGCGGAGTAATTGCCCAGATTTTTGTATACTGGATCGGCCGTTATGGCGGAAGGCCTGTACTGGAGAAGTACGGCAAGTACATTTTTATCAAGAAAAAACATATCGACCATTCCGAGGAATGGTTCAAAAAGTACGGCACTGGTGTCATCTTTACCGCGCGCTTTATTCCGGTTGTCCGCCACGCCATCTCTGTGCCTGCCGGAATTTCACGCATGCCGCTGGGTAAATTCACCTTGCTCACAACACTTGCAGTAATACCGTGGAGCACCCTCTTTGTTTATTTGGGCTATACCCTTGGCGATAAATGGGAGACGATTGATGAGGTCGCCGCTAAATATACCCATGAGCTGATTCTGGCCGCAATTGCTATTATCGTTGTATACTTCCTGTTCAAATGGTACAAATCCAAAAAGAAAGGTAGTGCAGTATGA
- a CDS encoding autorepressor SdpR family transcription factor, translating into MNESFKALADPTRRQIIRLLREKDRTAGEIADYFQMTKPSISHHLNALKHAGLVQDERKGQFIVYSLDTTVLEEVLGWFLELTGTGKNSSDKED; encoded by the coding sequence ATGAACGAATCTTTCAAGGCGCTCGCTGATCCAACCCGAAGACAGATTATCCGGCTGCTGCGAGAAAAGGACCGGACCGCCGGAGAAATCGCCGACTATTTTCAGATGACCAAGCCCAGCATCTCGCATCACCTCAATGCCCTGAAGCATGCGGGTCTGGTACAGGATGAGCGCAAGGGACAGTTTATTGTGTATTCGCTCGATACGACTGTGCTTGAAGAGGTGCTCGGATGGTTCCTGGAATTAACCGGCACAGGGAAAAACAGTTCTGACAAGGAGGACTAG
- a CDS encoding SdpI family protein: protein MKDFKWKWQDTLIVIFGGLALGYALINYSKLPAQLPSQFSITGEVNSYWPKGSIIALGAFMGLIFPIAMQFIRRIDPKRENYSKFEDAYKMIRLAVGVLFDAVLVLSVAKGLDEHFAAGKIAIAAIGVLFIALGNYMPQIKDNYFTGIRTPWTLASPEVWRKTHRFSGYMWTIGGVLIALGAFMPKTLSISLIITALLIATIIPYVYSWLIARQMKV, encoded by the coding sequence ATGAAGGATTTCAAATGGAAATGGCAGGACACGCTGATTGTAATTTTCGGAGGGCTCGCACTGGGCTATGCACTGATCAATTACAGCAAACTGCCCGCTCAGCTTCCTTCCCAGTTCAGCATCACCGGAGAGGTCAACTCCTACTGGCCCAAAGGCTCGATCATTGCACTCGGGGCATTTATGGGCCTTATTTTCCCTATTGCTATGCAGTTCATCCGCCGGATTGATCCCAAGAGAGAAAACTACAGTAAATTTGAAGATGCTTATAAAATGATCCGCCTGGCTGTAGGAGTACTGTTCGATGCCGTCCTGGTGCTTTCTGTAGCCAAGGGCCTGGATGAGCATTTTGCGGCAGGTAAAATAGCTATCGCGGCTATCGGAGTATTATTTATAGCACTCGGCAATTACATGCCGCAGATTAAAGATAACTATTTCACAGGCATCCGGACACCGTGGACGCTCGCAAGTCCTGAGGTGTGGCGGAAGACCCACCGGTTCTCCGGGTATATGTGGACGATCGGCGGAGTGCTGATTGCGCTTGGCGCTTTTATGCCGAAGACCCTGTCTATCAGCCTGATTATCACTGCCCTGCTGATCGCGACGATCATTCCCTATGTTTACTCCTGGCTCATTGCCCGGCAGATGAAGGTATAA
- a CDS encoding O-antigen ligase family protein gives MSNKGMGRLQVVAAWGSGILVITAAAAACLLRGMFFAREMYGMLAVWFVLCAAVAGSSYILCRHSQSQNRKTTSSIYINGGYQSGGTAAKIVLSGPLLIVVLYALHLLHSPLSVQGTVNELLRWGLYASFAFFAFLCAGTRWGSRLLTVVWHGLGITFSLSALLAVCGGLPLRFAVAHTASPEISATGARLGGLLQYPNAFGAVMAVFLLERMFALASGDAAARHHARGEHRAFRAARQPLRMLPLFPYAAALLLSESRGALLAAACAAAAALLWKRRLAAPLLAAGAAPVAAAALLYRQLARTGLAVEPLPGLLLLAGFWAGALLAGLWLCRRSRRAAGGIRAALLLLAAALWTAAGTAVLGQLRERISGPSSTVSARGLMYRDAWKLAGEAPWLGQGGETWHSAYLAAQSRPYVGSQVHSGYLDFLLNLGIAGVAVLLLLLLAAVWMTGRNAPRLLPPLLVIVLHAAADFDWSYGLSWLLLFLLLAMAHAESRQRVTAASETPPVRVQPAFNRRSHIRGFMGAKRAGVRLILICICLAFSWLSFQMMMGERLYSQAVRTAEPAAQITLLRESLAWNPCDPKAAVSLARLLPGEQGIDLLRSSLIYAPENPGLHWALAGSYMTGDDPGKALYWVRRSLQLDSFNAAKQAKAAEGMLELGRRNLLKGDQQRAAASASAGLELLRQYRLLALQERSKGRQHNDRRFEFNESADMLNMELKELLAAVYASKQLSAAFVLTRLIPSSAGQ, from the coding sequence ATGAGTAATAAGGGAATGGGACGGCTGCAGGTTGTTGCGGCTTGGGGGAGCGGGATACTGGTGATAACGGCCGCAGCGGCGGCTTGTCTGCTGCGCGGGATGTTTTTTGCCCGGGAGATGTATGGAATGCTGGCCGTATGGTTTGTACTGTGTGCTGCTGTTGCTGGAAGTTCATACATTCTCTGTCGTCACAGCCAATCCCAAAATAGAAAAACTACAAGTTCAATCTATATCAATGGAGGATACCAAAGCGGCGGGACCGCGGCGAAAATCGTACTGAGTGGCCCGCTGCTGATTGTTGTGCTGTATGCTCTTCATTTGTTGCACAGCCCCTTATCCGTGCAAGGCACTGTCAATGAGCTGCTGCGCTGGGGACTCTATGCCAGCTTTGCCTTTTTTGCTTTTTTGTGCGCGGGTACCCGCTGGGGATCCCGGCTGCTAACAGTAGTCTGGCACGGGCTGGGAATAACGTTCAGCCTCAGTGCTCTGCTGGCTGTATGCGGCGGACTGCCGCTTCGCTTTGCTGTTGCCCATACGGCATCGCCGGAAATCAGTGCGACGGGGGCCAGACTGGGCGGGCTGCTCCAGTACCCGAACGCCTTTGGCGCCGTGATGGCAGTTTTTCTGCTGGAGCGGATGTTTGCGCTCGCCTCCGGTGATGCCGCTGCGCGGCATCACGCGCGCGGTGAACACCGCGCGTTCCGTGCCGCGAGGCAGCCGCTGCGTATGCTGCCTCTGTTCCCGTACGCCGCCGCGCTGCTGCTCAGCGAGTCGCGCGGCGCGTTGCTCGCTGCGGCCTGCGCGGCCGCCGCAGCCCTGCTCTGGAAGCGGCGGCTGGCCGCGCCGCTTCTTGCCGCCGGCGCCGCGCCCGTAGCCGCCGCGGCGCTGCTCTACCGCCAGCTGGCCCGCACCGGGCTGGCGGTAGAGCCCTTGCCCGGCCTGCTGCTGCTGGCCGGGTTCTGGGCCGGCGCGCTGCTGGCCGGCCTGTGGCTGTGCCGCCGCAGCCGGCGTGCGGCAGGCGGGATCCGGGCCGCGCTGCTGCTGCTGGCGGCGGCGCTCTGGACGGCGGCGGGCACCGCCGTCCTCGGCCAGCTGCGCGAGCGGATCAGCGGACCGTCCTCGACGGTCAGTGCTCGCGGACTGATGTACCGCGATGCCTGGAAGCTCGCGGGGGAAGCGCCCTGGCTGGGGCAGGGGGGCGAGACGTGGCACAGCGCGTACCTCGCCGCCCAGTCCCGCCCCTATGTGGGCAGCCAGGTGCATAGCGGTTATCTCGACTTCCTGTTGAACCTCGGAATTGCCGGTGTTGCCGTTCTGCTGCTCTTGCTGCTGGCAGCGGTCTGGATGACCGGCAGGAACGCCCCAAGGCTGCTGCCTCCGCTGCTGGTGATCGTCCTGCATGCCGCGGCCGATTTCGACTGGAGCTACGGCCTGAGCTGGCTGCTGCTGTTTTTGCTGCTGGCGATGGCGCATGCCGAATCCCGGCAGCGCGTAACCGCGGCCTCTGAAACACCGCCTGTCCGCGTACAACCAGCCTTTAACCGCCGGTCTCATATCCGCGGCTTCATGGGGGCGAAGCGGGCGGGGGTGCGGCTAATCCTAATCTGTATTTGTCTGGCGTTCAGTTGGCTTTCCTTTCAGATGATGATGGGCGAAAGATTGTATAGTCAGGCAGTCCGGACCGCTGAGCCTGCGGCTCAGATAACGCTGCTGCGGGAATCCCTTGCATGGAATCCGTGCGATCCCAAGGCTGCTGTGAGTCTCGCGCGGCTGCTTCCGGGAGAGCAGGGAATAGATCTGCTGCGGAGCAGTCTGATTTATGCTCCGGAGAACCCTGGTTTACATTGGGCACTGGCGGGGTCGTATATGACAGGCGATGATCCCGGGAAGGCGCTGTACTGGGTGCGGAGAAGCTTGCAGCTTGACAGCTTTAATGCTGCCAAGCAGGCAAAAGCGGCAGAAGGCATGCTGGAGCTGGGGCGGCGGAATCTGTTAAAGGGGGATCAGCAGCGAGCTGCAGCCAGCGCTTCTGCCGGGCTGGAGCTGCTGAGGCAATACCGTCTGCTGGCATTACAGGAGCGTAGTAAAGGCAGGCAGCACAATGACCGCCGGTTCGAATTTAACGAGTCGGCGGATATGCTGAATATGGAGCTGAAGGAGCTGCTTGCAGCGGTTTACGCGAGCAAGCAGCTGTCTGCGGCATTCGTTTTAACCCGGCTTATACCTTCATCTGCCGGGCAATGA
- a CDS encoding class I SAM-dependent methyltransferase, with the protein MYPVESLNTLIVQVINSRTLITATLSQLRSKGEVTYTKVQVKPVELKGKLHYQFAYYTGPKVEHRNIPAEEAAEEMMSLLRATFRQALLCTVEADYQVLISKKYKVSILTKSASKQEAPDLAHNRKKQYVLDEGEPVPFLVELGIMNSEGKVLAKKYDKFRQINRFLEMVEDVLADLPAGRPLTIVDFGCGKSYLTFALYHYLAVRERRELNIVGLDLKADVIEHCSQLAAKLGYSQLRFLVGDIADYNELDQVDMVVTLHACDTATDAALEKAVRWGASVILSVPCCQHELFNQIENEVLSPLLSHGILKERFSALATDAIRAKLLDLMGYRSQLLEFIDMEHTPKNILIRAVKSTGGDNAAKWREYSAFRDFLGAKPYLERVCADLLPAETTAQS; encoded by the coding sequence ATGTACCCTGTGGAATCTTTAAATACATTAATAGTGCAGGTGATTAACAGCCGCACCTTAATTACGGCAACCTTAAGTCAGCTGCGCAGCAAAGGTGAGGTCACCTACACCAAAGTGCAGGTCAAACCCGTCGAGCTTAAAGGGAAGCTGCATTATCAGTTTGCCTACTATACCGGACCGAAGGTTGAGCACCGCAATATCCCTGCGGAGGAAGCTGCCGAAGAAATGATGTCGCTGCTGCGGGCAACATTCCGCCAGGCGCTGCTGTGTACCGTGGAAGCGGACTACCAGGTGCTGATCAGCAAAAAATACAAGGTATCGATCCTGACGAAATCAGCCAGCAAGCAGGAGGCGCCTGACTTAGCACATAACCGCAAGAAACAGTATGTGCTGGATGAGGGGGAGCCGGTGCCGTTCCTGGTCGAGCTGGGCATTATGAACAGCGAAGGCAAGGTGCTTGCCAAGAAGTACGACAAGTTCCGCCAGATTAACCGCTTCCTGGAGATGGTTGAGGATGTACTGGCCGATCTGCCGGCCGGACGGCCGCTGACGATTGTTGATTTTGGCTGCGGCAAATCTTATCTCACGTTTGCGCTCTATCATTATCTGGCTGTCCGTGAGCGGCGGGAGCTGAATATTGTCGGCCTTGACCTCAAAGCTGATGTGATTGAACACTGCAGCCAGCTTGCAGCCAAGCTTGGATACAGCCAGCTGCGCTTCCTGGTGGGTGATATTGCCGATTACAATGAGCTGGATCAGGTGGATATGGTCGTAACTCTGCATGCCTGTGATACTGCCACGGACGCTGCTCTGGAAAAAGCAGTCCGCTGGGGCGCTTCGGTCATCCTCTCTGTACCATGCTGCCAGCATGAGCTGTTTAACCAGATTGAGAATGAAGTGCTTAGCCCGCTGCTGTCGCATGGAATTCTGAAGGAGCGCTTCTCGGCGCTGGCCACCGATGCCATCCGGGCCAAACTGCTGGACCTTATGGGCTACCGCAGCCAGCTGCTGGAATTCATCGATATGGAGCATACCCCGAAGAACATCCTTATCCGTGCCGTCAAAAGCACCGGCGGCGACAATGCCGCCAAATGGCGCGAATACAGCGCATTCCGCGATTTTCTCGGGGCCAAGCCTTACCTTGAACGTGTCTGCGCCGACCTGCTGCCTGCAGAGACTACGGCTCAGAGCTGA
- a CDS encoding DUF6483 family protein produces the protein MFRRDYIVRMIEDMTAMVAKVFALKQEKKTTEALWEVDELLGRHFRLNSRLLNSLSVEDIIDMYRLGGIIESDKLQGVARLLKEEGGIYAAVGNTEAALFRSMRSLHLFLYADLHGADRDLMHMTQEIDELLNEVEAYRLPVKTERLLLSYLESVGRYAKAEDSLYRLWEQGEDVAAEGHELYGRLLLTAPEALELGGLPLAEVRQGQAEWEKLTAAARQETNLL, from the coding sequence ATGTTCCGAAGAGATTATATCGTCCGGATGATTGAGGATATGACGGCCATGGTGGCCAAAGTGTTTGCGCTGAAGCAGGAAAAGAAAACAACAGAAGCCTTATGGGAAGTAGATGAGCTGCTGGGCCGGCATTTCCGCCTGAACTCCCGTCTGTTAAACTCCTTATCCGTAGAGGATATTATTGATATGTACCGGTTAGGCGGCATCATTGAGTCCGACAAGCTGCAGGGTGTGGCCCGGCTGCTCAAGGAGGAAGGCGGCATTTATGCGGCAGTAGGAAATACCGAAGCGGCGCTGTTCCGGTCAATGCGGTCACTGCATCTGTTTCTGTACGCTGACCTTCATGGTGCCGACCGGGATCTAATGCATATGACGCAGGAAATCGATGAGCTTCTGAATGAAGTAGAGGCTTACCGGCTTCCGGTCAAAACAGAACGGCTGCTGCTATCGTATCTGGAATCTGTTGGCCGCTATGCCAAGGCGGAAGACAGTTTGTACCGGTTGTGGGAGCAGGGTGAGGATGTTGCGGCAGAAGGGCATGAGCTTTACGGCCGGCTGCTGCTCACGGCGCCGGAGGCTTTGGAGCTTGGCGGCCTGCCGCTGGCAGAAGTAAGACAGGGGCAGGCTGAGTGGGAGAAGCTCACCGCTGCCGCTAGGCAGGAGACGAATCTGCTCTAA
- a CDS encoding winged helix-turn-helix domain-containing protein encodes MKDPKIGQTQEHQDSGQPNAHILPPLSITEEQNKLLESALRIKIMHALADEPLTSKQVAEKLHKTPGNIHYHIIKLFEGGLLELVRTEVSGGIIQKFYRSKGTFFHSENFRGFQFRNEDKIEHFTTRLTLSSAELAAFQRELMQVITAWESKITQGDEYGMEFVIGRLPHTDSSSEPEVSP; translated from the coding sequence ATGAAAGATCCAAAGATTGGGCAAACACAGGAGCATCAGGATTCTGGACAACCGAATGCTCATATCCTGCCTCCACTCTCCATAACAGAGGAGCAGAACAAACTGCTGGAAAGCGCACTGCGGATCAAAATCATGCATGCGCTCGCGGATGAGCCGCTAACCTCCAAACAGGTAGCCGAGAAGCTGCACAAGACCCCCGGCAACATCCACTACCATATTATCAAGCTGTTTGAAGGCGGATTACTGGAGCTCGTCCGCACGGAAGTCTCCGGAGGGATCATTCAGAAATTTTACCGCTCCAAGGGGACCTTCTTCCATTCTGAGAACTTTAGGGGCTTTCAGTTCCGCAATGAAGACAAGATTGAGCATTTCACAACCCGGCTGACCTTATCCTCCGCGGAGCTAGCCGCTTTTCAGCGGGAGCTCATGCAGGTGATCACCGCCTGGGAGTCCAAAATTACTCAGGGTGATGAATATGGTATGGAGTTTGTCATCGGGCGCTTGCCTCATACAGATTCTTCGTCAGAACCGGAGGTGAGTCCCTGA